Genomic window (Tribolium castaneum strain GA2 unplaced genomic scaffold, icTriCast1.1 ptg000082l, whole genome shotgun sequence):
caaaactacatcaaacgcacactcaacaacaacaacacaattgcCCAAAACACACTCAACACTTCACATAAGTTTCTCACACGCGACAACACTCTTCGCAACCGAGTCCCCCGGATCCCCAGAAGAAAACTGCCCCATCCACCCACGGCGCTTCTCTCAGCGCTGTACCCCGACCTGCCCGACAATCTTCAACTTCTCGTTGAAGAGACGCCCCTCACAATGAGACGCCACTGACGACACCGACAAGACACCCACGACGACATCCACATCCACAGCTTCCTACGAGCCCCAAACTTCTCACTCTTTCACTCACCACCCGACGACACACACACTCCCACACAACATTCATCCATTTCCTTGACTGAAGAGGCCAAAAGCCTAAAACAGTCCGGACTCGTAGATTAAGTTATAAATatcttgtatatattttatcaaaatcccttttgaaatgtaatttattttgaataaacgtatttgaattgaattgaattagTGCACCAGCCCGGCGAAACACTCACCAAAAAAACCCCTCAACCTACCCACTTCACTTCCGTCTTCTGCAAACTCTCCAAAAAAGCTTCCCCAAAACAAACCCATTCCGTCCCttatggacaaaaaaattttgccacccccacaaactcacgccactacattaaaatccacaaaacacaCCCAACAACGTTCACGCACACCCTCACCATCAAACTCCGAAACATCAGCATCCTTTTCGTCTACCACTTCGGAAAAATCGTCTTCAACtaccacttcaaaaaaactctCATTTCGCTACTCAATCCAAAACATCCCTGCCCCACTCGCCactcaaaaaagcttttactctCACCTCATTTCACTCGGCCTCCACCAAATTGACTCTCTAAAAgtcaattacaacaaatccgCTCTTCTTGTTCTTTCCAGGCAACTTACCCCTAACCAAATTTCAACGCTTCAAGCTGGCTTCCCTGGCTCGAAAATCCAGTTCAAACTCTTAAACCCCACACGCCTCCTACCCCAAATCGAACCCAAACCCATCACTTTTTCCATCGTTGTCAGAGACGTCAGCTCTGACATCGAACCCCAAGACGTCATTTCAGCCCTGAATAATTTCCACATTCAAAAAGTTTGGCGCATCATTTCCGCCAAAACCAACAAACCAACTCCTCTCATGCGTATCGTGACACCGGACAAAACGGCGATCGACACACTCCTGTCAAATGGCCTTTCACTTTTCGGCCACGTTCACCCCTGCGAGCCGTCGCACCCCCCAAAACCAGCCCCTCTCCAGTGCGCCAAGTGCTTCACATTTGGCCATTCTTTTTCCCAATGCCCCAACAAGCCCATCTGCCCCACTTGCCCCGACAATCATCGGTCAAAACCGTGCCCTTCCGCAGTTTCAAACCCCAAATGCCCCAAATGCCAGGGGAATCACCCCGCTTGGTCCCGAGATTGCCCCCAATTTATCAAACCCTCCCAAATGACCCCAGAAACCCCCGTCGTTCCCATCAAAATCGTTGACAAGGAATTCGATCCCGAAAATTCTGACGACGACTCCGACGAGCGCGAACCCTTCGTTTCTGCCCGTCAATTCCTACGCTTCATCACAAAAACcctttttgacctttttccgTTCGAGAAACAGAAAATCCAATCTGTTCTCGAACATTCCGCTCGCGCTTGTCTCCGACGCGATCTAAAAATCTCACactcatcaaacaaaattcacttcacTTTTGGATAAATCCACCATTTCGGTGAATCCTTCTGGCccccgtttcaaaaatggcttCTCTGAATTTCGCCACAGTCAATACGGGAGGGATTTCTCGTAAATTTGCCTCCTTGAGACATTTTCTACACATCGACCAAATTCACATCGCAGCAATCACAGAGACACAATCCAAACGACCCGTAAACATCACAGGCTTCCACTCCTACAACAAACCCAGCCCCACAACCCGAGCCAAACACGGCGTCACACTTCTTGTCTCAACTTCACTCGCTTCATCTCAACACATCTTACCCCCTCATCTTGACCACCTTCAAGCCGTTGCAGCCACCATtcacattaacaatttaaacattctgtttatttgttattacaatccTCCTCTCGAAACCGTCAGTACCCAACTCCTCGATTACACTTCCACATTCAGACACGCAGTCATTCTCGGAGACTTCAACGCTCGACACACCGATTTTGGtgacacaatttcaaacacaaacgGCAGACACCTCACACGCTCTCTCAACACTCTTCCTCTTTGTCGTCTTCGAAATCAATTTCCCACACTCATCAATCACGTTGGCACATCGATCGTAGACCACATCATTGTGACCGATAATCTCACACACATCACAAACACAGACTCTTTCATTGGCACCACAGTCACCTCCGATCATCTCCCTCTTGTCTCAAACTTCACACTTCAAGGCCCCCAACCGCGACCCACGCACATCCCCATTTTCgatttcaacaacacaaactggaccgactttcaaaattacatcacaaacaacctcccacacattgacgacacacttgaccccaacaccattgacacacaagtaacacaactaacacaactcatcaaacaagctcaaacactttttgtacccatcAAACACATTCCAACAAATCGCAAACCATTGCCCCCT
Coding sequences:
- the LOC135267723 gene encoding uncharacterized protein LOC135267723, whose amino-acid sequence is MDKKILPPPQTHATTLKSTKHTQQRSRTPSPSNSETSASFSSTTSEKSSSTTTSKKLSFRYSIQNIPAPLATQKSFYSHLISLGLHQIDSLKVNYNKSALLVLSRQLTPNQISTLQAGFPGSKIQFKLLNPTRLLPQIEPKPITFSIVVRDVSSDIEPQDVISALNNFHIQKVWRIISAKTNKPTPLMRIVTPDKTAIDTLLSNGLSLFGHVHPCEPSHPPKPAPLQCAKCFTFGHSFSQCPNKPICPTCPDNHRSKPCPSAVSNPKCPKCQGNHPAWSRDCPQFIKPSQMTPETPVVPIKIVDKEFDPENSDDDSDEREPFVSARQFLRFITKTLFDLFPFEKQKIQSVLEHSARACLRRDLKISHSSNKIHFTFG